The genomic region TTACTCCTGAACAACATAGATATATTAGAAGAAACCGTTAAAACTTTAATTCCGGAAGAGTATGTTGATGTCTATTCAAAGAACGGGAAAATATCACAAAACCGCTCAATATTCGGGAAGAAGGTATAAAAATTCATCGACTTTAAACGATAATAGAGTTTAGAAGTTTGCCGGAGGGAAAAATGTCACTCCTGTATGCGCTATCAATAGCTGGGCAATCGTTACTAACCTATCAAGATGCGATAAATGTCACCAATAAAAACATCTCAAACGCATTCACAGATGGATACTCAAGAGAAGAAGCCATAATTGCAGATCTTCCCGCAAGGAGCGGCGCTTACATACAAAATATAAGAAGGCTATCGAGCAAAATAATATTCAGCAGGTACATAAAAGCAAATCAGGAAACGGAAGGACTAAACGACTACAAAAGCATACTTGATCAGGTTGAAGACGTGTTTAATGAAACAGCCGGAAGCGGTTTTGGAGCTGCCCTTAACGACTTTTTTGCATCCCTTAACGACATAGCAGTAAACCCCGGTGACTTAACAGCAAGATATGCAGCCCTTTCAAAGGCAAAAGCTTTAGTAGGAAGAATAAGGGATTCTTATTCATATCTGACGGACATAAAAGATAAAACAACCTTAGGCGTAAAAGATACAGTGGATAACATCAATCGTCTAACGGAAAAGCTTGCCGACATTAATAAAAACCTCAAGCTCTTTTATGCATCAAACAAAGAAAGGTACAACGAATACCTTGACGAAAGAGATAGAGCGTTAAAGGAACTAAGTGCTCTCGTAGATACAAAAGTTACATTCCACGATGACGGCACCGTTGACATTTCAACTGCAAAGGGATTCGCGTTAGTAATCGGCATTGACTCAAAAAAACTCTCTTTTTCGACTGATGGAAACAACAACCCGGTAATCAGGTGGAACAACACAGATATAACCTCTGAATTTCAGAACGGAAAACTTGGTGGATACCTGAAAGGTGTCTCATTCATTAACGAAACAATAGATAGACTAAATACATTCACAACAGAGTTCGCCAACGCGATAA from Desulfurobacterium sp. TC5-1 harbors:
- the flgK gene encoding flagellar hook-associated protein FlgK; this translates as MSLLYALSIAGQSLLTYQDAINVTNKNISNAFTDGYSREEAIIADLPARSGAYIQNIRRLSSKIIFSRYIKANQETEGLNDYKSILDQVEDVFNETAGSGFGAALNDFFASLNDIAVNPGDLTARYAALSKAKALVGRIRDSYSYLTDIKDKTTLGVKDTVDNINRLTEKLADINKNLKLFYASNKERYNEYLDERDRALKELSALVDTKVTFHDDGTVDISTAKGFALVIGIDSKKLSFSTDGNNNPVIRWNNTDITSEFQNGKLGGYLKGVSFINETIDRLNTFTTEFANAINNQHKAGYDLNGNPGTDFFTSDNGSSTIDASNITLNFENPELIAASGNATYPDSDNTNIKAIIALEDTPISGLNNQTFSEYYSTEIITPIATQTNQTDNLIKSSTEIRDSLDQQLKEISSVNTDEEFINLTKFQRAYEASAKVVSVTDELIQTILNMVQ